AGGCACTCCTATGACGCTTCTGGAAACAAAGACTGAACCCATGGTTATCAACATGGGGCCGCACCATCCCTCCATGCATGGTGTGTTGCGATTAATCGTGACCCTAGATGGTGAAGACGTGGTTGACTGCGAGCCAGTAATTGGCTATCTTCACCG
The sequence above is drawn from the Cyanobacteriota bacterium genome and encodes:
- a CDS encoding NADPH-quinone oxidoreductase, translating into MTLLETKTEPMVINMGPHHPSMHGVLRLIVTLDGEDVVDCEPVIGYLHRGMEKIAENRTSIMYVPYVSRWDYAEGMFNEAITVNAPEKL